Part of the Paenibacillus terrae HPL-003 genome is shown below.
TGTTCATGCCCCACATGGTCGACGACTGCACCATGCAATTTTTCACTCGAACCGCGGCTTTTCCGCCACTGGAAATACTGGACTGTATCTGACCCGTGTGCCACAGCCTGTAAAGATGATAGCAGGTGCATTCCGGGTCGCTTCAGCTTGCTAATTTCCTGCCAATTTGTCAAGCTTGGCGTACTCTCCATCAGCATCCAAGGCTTCCCACCCTTGATTGAACGGATAATATCATGCATCATAGCCACTTTCGCAGCCTGACGGCTATCATCTCCCCCCCGGTCATGCCACGTTGGATAGCTGTCCCAGGATACAACATCAAGCAGATCGGCGAACTTCCAATAATTCAATCCTTCAAAAAACTCCATTAAATTGGTTGTGACCGGAAGTTCGGGGTTCGCAGCCTTGAGCGGCACAATCTCATGTTTGATAAAATCTGCGGTCTGATCGGTCACAAACCGTCTCCAGTCCAAATTCATGGCATGAACCTGCGTTTCACCGTGAGGTGCCGGAGACTCGATTTGGCTCCAATCCGTAACCGTATGACTCCAGAAGGTCGTCCACCATGCGTGATTAAGTTTATCCAGCGTGCCGTATTTATCCTGCACCCATGCGCGAAACGCCTCCTGACAATAATCACAGTGGCAATCCCCACCAAATTCATTGGAAATATGCCAACCAATGACAGCCGGATGATTAGCATAACGCTCGGCCAGCTTCGAATTCATGATACGTACCTTTTCCCGGTAGACAGGTGACGTAGAACAGTGATTATGACGAAACCCATGCAAGTTACGGACACGGTTGGCCTCTACACGCAGCACCTCAGGATATTTTTGCGACATCCAGGCAGGTCTTGCTCCACTTGGAGTAGCTAAAAACGCATAGATTCCGTTCTCAGCAAACGAATCCAGGATACGATCCAGCCATTCGAACGTGAATACGCCTTCCTCAGGTTCTAATGAAACCCATGAAAATATGCCAACGGACATCACGTTACATTTAGCCAGTTTCATCAGACGAATATCCTCTTTTAGCACCTCGGGATAATGCTGCCATTGCTCCGGGTTATAGTCCGCTCCATGAAGCATACGTGGAACTCGCTCACTGATTGGCGGGTATTTGATTATGTTTTGCTGCGACACTGTAAATCATCTCCTTTTAATCAATAGGGTTTACTCTTTGACAGAACCGAGCGTCATACCTTTAACAAAATACTTTTGTAAAAATGGATATACAATAAGAATAGGGGCTGCACCAATGAAAATTTGCGCTGCATTCACCGTCGTTTGCGAAAGCAACTCCATCTCTTTGGGACTCATACTCATGGAGCTCATATCCTTCTGAATGATTACCGTTTGCAGGAATGTAGCCAATGGATAATCCTTAGCATTGCTCAAATAGAGCAGGCCGTCAAACCATGAGTTCCAGTGAAATACCATACTAAACAACGCAATCGTCGCAATAGATGGCATAGATATCGGCAAAAATATACTAAACAAGGTCCGAAAATGACCTGCCCCATCAATCAGTGCGGCCTCCTCCATCTCTTTGGGTATTCCTCTAAAAAAGTTCAACATGAGGATGACCAGAAATGTATTGACCGCTCCTGGCAAAACAAGTACCCAAAAACTGTCCATGAGATGAATCTTTTGAATAACCATATAGAATGGAACCAGGCCACCGTTAAAAATCATACTGAATACAAACAGCCATGAATATACGTTTCGGCTACGAAACACAGATGTTTCCTTTGAAAGTGGATAAGCAGCTAAGAAGGTTATTAAGAGCGTCAAGCCAGTTCCCAGCACGGTCCGGAGAACAGAAATCCAGATAGAGTGCAGAAAAATAGGATTATTCATCGTCTTCTTGTAGGCTTCTAATGAAAATTGCACTGGCCACAGTCCAACCAGATTGGCGTCTGCTGCTGATTTGGCGCTAAATGATACCGCCAATACATGAATTAGCGGAACGATACACATGATGGATAAAAACACAAGCAAACAGATATTAAACACATTGAAGATGCGATATGCCGTTGTTTTATGATACATGACTCTCCCTCTTTCAGCCTCGTGGAATCAAAATATGCGGTAACCTGCCCATTTGTAAGCAAGTCGATAAGATATCAGAATGAGAACCATACTAATCACGGATTTGAACAACCCGATGGCGGTGGCAAAGCCCATTTCCCCATTAATTAACGCTGTCCGGTAGACGAATGTGTCAATAATATCGCCTTTTTGGTATACCAACGGATTATAAAGGTTGAAAATCTGGTCAAAACCGGCATTCAGGACATTGCCGAGTGCAAGCGTACCGACAACCACCACCATAGGAATCAGCGAAGGCACAGTGATGTGTAGCGTCTGTCTCCAGCGGCTCGCCCCATCCATCTCGGATGCTTCGTACAGCGAAGGATTAATGCCCGCCAGTGCAGCGAGAAATACAATGGTGTTGTAGCCAAACTCCTTCCATATATCCGATACAATGACAGTAAAACGAAACCAGTTATTATCTCCCAGAAAAAAGATGGGCTGGATCCCGAAACTTCCGAGAATGCGGTTCATAAATCCATCTGTAGCCAGCAGGTCAATCAGAATACCTCCCAAAATTACCCATGACAGAAAATGGGGCAGGTAGACCAGTGTCTGAATGGAACGCTGAAGTCCAACTTTGCGGATTTCATTGAGCAGTATAGCAAAAACAAACGGAATCAGCAGATTGAAAAACATCTTTAATACAGCGATAATTAGCGTATTCCAGACGACCTGAAGACTGTCTTCCCGTTGAAACAAAAAGCGGAAATTGTCCAGCCCAACCCACTCGGAACCGGTTATGCCGAGCCAAGGCTTGTAATTTTGAAAGGCCATCACAATGCCGCCCATCGGAATGTAGCTGAATACAATTAAGAAAATGATGGCTGGCAGCAGCATAATATGAAATGGCCACGTACGTTGCAGACTTCTCATTGCAGTTCCTCCTGTAACTCTCATGTTATACTTCAATTATAGAGACGTTTCCGCTAGCCCGACAGTTCAAAAAACCAACATACATGGCACAAAAGCAATCATTTTTTAGTCTCACCATGGGAGTCAAAGTCTATCTCGCATCCATAGAGATAACACATTCATTTCCAATTCATTCTGGTAATCTGTATTAAAAAGGCTGCCCGTTTGGACAGCCTGTCTACCAGTTTTAACTGTTATTACTTTTCAACGCTTTTATACCATTCGTTCACTTCATTTGTGATTTGTTCGCCTCCGGCAGTCTTCCATGTCTGCACGAAGGTGTCAAAGGCCGAAATCGGCTGTTTACCATAAATAATTTCATTGAAGGTCTGGTTTTCAATCTTGTCCAGATAGTCCTTTTTGGCCTTCATGGTTGGCGTAGTAGGCCCCGTGAACTGATCCTTCATGGAAATATCCTTCTGTTTCATCAGCACTTTGGCAGCTGCAGGAGTATCCTTCCCGTAATTAACCATTACATCCTTCTCCAGCCGGGTCTTCGGTTCTCCACCGTTAGCCAAGCTTAACAAAGCCTTCATTTGGGCATCAGGTATACGCGCACCGTCACGAACCAGCAAATAACGAACAGAGTTTACATAACCGCCTGGTATCTTGTCGATAGGCAACAGCTTTCCATTCGCATCCAGATCATAGTCGTAGCCCTTAAACATCCCGTTCGCCAAATCTCCTTCCGATTTGGCATTTGCAAAGTGATCAAACAAGTAATTTTGATAGGTGAAAAAAGCTTCCGGATGCTGCATTTGTTTGTTGATCAGTACGACACCATTGGTGTATTGCGTACCGTGCCTCATGGCTTTACCGTCAGGCCCTGCCGGAATCTTGATCGGCTTCCATACGGCACCCGGCGCATTTTTGACCGTGTCCTGAAGCGGCCAGCCGCTCATCCAGTATGGGCCCGGAATCA
Proteins encoded:
- a CDS encoding beta-galactosidase, with the protein product MLHGADYNPEQWQHYPEVLKEDIRLMKLAKCNVMSVGIFSWVSLEPEEGVFTFEWLDRILDSFAENGIYAFLATPSGARPAWMSQKYPEVLRVEANRVRNLHGFRHNHCSTSPVYREKVRIMNSKLAERYANHPAVIGWHISNEFGGDCHCDYCQEAFRAWVQDKYGTLDKLNHAWWTTFWSHTVTDWSQIESPAPHGETQVHAMNLDWRRFVTDQTADFIKHEIVPLKAANPELPVTTNLMEFFEGLNYWKFADLLDVVSWDSYPTWHDRGGDDSRQAAKVAMMHDIIRSIKGGKPWMLMESTPSLTNWQEISKLKRPGMHLLSSLQAVAHGSDTVQYFQWRKSRGSSEKLHGAVVDHVGHEHTRVFGDVTNVGNALEKLEEVIGTSVPAEAAVIFDWENRWAVNDSQGPRNKGVKYEETAEAHYLALWEQGVPVDVIHMDADFSKYKLVVAPMLYMVRSGVGERIQKFVESGGIFVATYWSGIVDEHDLCFLEGFPGPLRKTLGIWSEEIDGLHDHDRNHILPVEDNELDLHGEYEAVELCDLIHTEGAEVLAVYGSDFYAGRPALTVNRLGQGKAYYIASRNTGSFNSHFYKSLIDGAGISKALNVQLPHGVNTAIRTDGVHDYIFILNFTHEPQEIRLDGRIYADMLENQVVEDGKVRLDAYAVKVLKTERSKSEIV
- a CDS encoding carbohydrate ABC transporter permease — translated: MYHKTTAYRIFNVFNICLLVFLSIMCIVPLIHVLAVSFSAKSAADANLVGLWPVQFSLEAYKKTMNNPIFLHSIWISVLRTVLGTGLTLLITFLAAYPLSKETSVFRSRNVYSWLFVFSMIFNGGLVPFYMVIQKIHLMDSFWVLVLPGAVNTFLVILMLNFFRGIPKEMEEAALIDGAGHFRTLFSIFLPISMPSIATIALFSMVFHWNSWFDGLLYLSNAKDYPLATFLQTVIIQKDMSSMSMSPKEMELLSQTTVNAAQIFIGAAPILIVYPFLQKYFVKGMTLGSVKE
- a CDS encoding ABC transporter permease; this translates as MRSLQRTWPFHIMLLPAIIFLIVFSYIPMGGIVMAFQNYKPWLGITGSEWVGLDNFRFLFQREDSLQVVWNTLIIAVLKMFFNLLIPFVFAILLNEIRKVGLQRSIQTLVYLPHFLSWVILGGILIDLLATDGFMNRILGSFGIQPIFFLGDNNWFRFTVIVSDIWKEFGYNTIVFLAALAGINPSLYEASEMDGASRWRQTLHITVPSLIPMVVVVGTLALGNVLNAGFDQIFNLYNPLVYQKGDIIDTFVYRTALINGEMGFATAIGLFKSVISMVLILISYRLAYKWAGYRIF